In Candidatus Aminicenantes bacterium, a single genomic region encodes these proteins:
- a CDS encoding TolC family protein — protein MSKKTIALCLGLAVLAAAGLPARGQDAAGVLKLTLNDCIVRALQNNISLQVAVLGPESASLSLVRSREKYLPTLSFNYQKRDSQSASYSFLDVAGTSNITKTDNYGGSVRQSNPWGGTLTLSMTNGLTDTTQKGNTINPRYSTSIQLSLSQPLLRDFGAKMANRDILIARNSLDSSEFQLSKTVQDTIYGVTQAYWNLVYGIENMKVQMSSLQLAKDFLATNERKVEIGQMAPLDVYSAQAQVANIEATIISAESALKAYEDNLRLLLNYSPEEEAGIKSLVPVDQPEFTAHPVDLAQALTIAMQKRPDLRMSKIDMKTQELNLAYAKNQLLPSLSLSAGYSGAGVSGTQLIYDGNPLFGVVIGQIKGGFSDAFKDTLALKYPNWNIGLTLDISLSNFITKANYGLAQLTMKTAVLNQQNLEKTAVNEVRSAVRLMQTSYKLVQANQVARDLAEKKLAAEAEKLRVGLSTNYIVLQYQRDLGTARSAELQAIINYNVAQTGLDRAMGTLLENKAIKISDIPVK, from the coding sequence ATGTCTAAAAAAACCATCGCCCTCTGTCTCGGCCTGGCCGTGCTGGCTGCGGCCGGGCTGCCCGCCCGCGGCCAGGACGCCGCGGGCGTTCTCAAGCTGACTCTCAACGACTGCATCGTGCGGGCCCTGCAGAACAACATCAGCCTCCAGGTGGCCGTCCTCGGCCCCGAGAGCGCCTCCCTCTCGCTGGTGCGGTCCAGGGAAAAGTACCTGCCCACCCTGTCCTTCAACTACCAGAAACGCGACAGCCAGAGCGCTTCCTATTCGTTCCTGGACGTGGCCGGGACGAGCAACATAACCAAGACCGACAACTACGGGGGCTCGGTTCGCCAGAGCAACCCCTGGGGCGGCACCCTGACGCTGTCGATGACCAACGGGCTGACCGACACGACCCAGAAGGGCAACACGATCAACCCCCGTTACAGCACCAGCATCCAGCTCAGCCTATCCCAGCCCCTGCTGCGGGACTTCGGGGCCAAGATGGCCAACCGGGACATCCTGATCGCCCGCAACAGCCTGGACAGCTCGGAGTTCCAGCTGTCCAAGACCGTTCAAGACACTATCTACGGCGTTACCCAGGCCTACTGGAATCTGGTCTACGGCATCGAGAACATGAAGGTCCAAATGTCCTCCCTGCAATTGGCCAAAGATTTCCTGGCCACCAACGAGCGCAAGGTCGAGATCGGCCAGATGGCGCCCTTGGACGTCTATAGCGCCCAGGCCCAAGTGGCCAACATCGAGGCCACGATCATCTCGGCCGAGTCCGCCCTCAAAGCTTATGAGGACAACCTCAGGCTCCTGCTCAACTATTCGCCCGAAGAGGAAGCCGGGATCAAGTCTCTGGTGCCCGTGGATCAGCCCGAGTTCACCGCCCACCCGGTGGACCTGGCCCAGGCCCTGACCATCGCCATGCAGAAACGGCCCGACCTGCGGATGAGCAAGATCGACATGAAGACCCAGGAGCTCAACCTGGCCTACGCCAAGAACCAGCTCCTGCCCAGCCTCAGCCTGAGCGCCGGCTACTCCGGCGCCGGCGTCTCCGGTACCCAGCTCATCTATGACGGCAACCCGCTGTTCGGTGTCGTCATCGGCCAGATCAAGGGCGGCTTCTCCGACGCCTTCAAGGACACCCTGGCCCTCAAGTACCCCAACTGGAATATCGGCCTGACCCTGGACATCAGTCTCAGCAACTTCATCACCAAGGCCAATTACGGCTTGGCCCAACTGACCATGAAGACCGCGGTCCTCAACCAGCAGAATCTGGAAAAGACCGCCGTCAACGAGGTTCGCAGCGCCGTCCGGCTGATGCAGACCTCGTACAAACTGGTCCAGGCCAACCAGGTGGCCCGCGACTTGGCCGAGAAGAAGCTCGCGGCCGAGGCAGAGAAGCTGCGGGTAGGGCTGAGCACCAACTATATCGTTCTGCAGTATCAGCGCGACCTGGGCACGGCCCGCTCGGCCGAGCTGCAGGCGATCATCAACTACAATGTCGCCCAGACCGGTCTGGACCGGGCCATGGGCACGCTGCTCGAGAACAAGGCTATCAAGATCAGCGACATCCCAGTCAAGTAA
- a CDS encoding TolC family protein: MDNTARRRRPAAIRVLAGLLLFGASVGLMPAGPAPLWAAAQNGTRADAQASVPDGAMNLETAIRLALANNERAIKADQNMLVADARLAKAKAVFLPQLSVSGSYTRRPFEVARLIGNQNIIVQSYNGLSGAANLSMTLFDSKSLPALLGANADLETEGYNTADGKRNLAFEVGTSFLGTLSQDQVLEASRRRMEYAKQSLDAARARFSAGLVSANDVTRAELEFATAEMGVTQVQGQVDSSYLGLGYLMNAPAPSKLTVPDFLLKAVDESIAPVDQLIAQAQTRRSDVLALRSKSRSQHALTIEPSLRWLPTLTLNGRYSYTNEAGLTGKNFNWNAGLSMSWSVFDGLTRNGEFSERKALAFQADLDVQAGLRKVDLDVRSAIVSLESQRAGLKKAAVAHDIAVRNAAETAELYRQGLSSALQVADANVRLFEATVDLVRARYGLGLTYLNLESALGLDPLGKEPNLEY; the protein is encoded by the coding sequence ATGGACAACACAGCGCGACGACGAAGGCCGGCGGCCATCAGGGTCCTGGCCGGATTACTTTTGTTCGGCGCGTCCGTCGGCCTGATGCCGGCCGGACCCGCCCCGCTCTGGGCGGCCGCCCAGAACGGAACCAGGGCGGACGCTCAGGCCTCCGTCCCGGACGGGGCCATGAATCTGGAGACGGCCATCCGGCTGGCTCTGGCCAACAACGAGCGGGCCATCAAAGCGGACCAGAACATGCTGGTCGCCGACGCCCGGCTGGCCAAGGCCAAGGCCGTTTTCCTGCCCCAGCTCAGCGTCAGCGGCAGCTATACCCGTCGACCGTTCGAGGTGGCCCGCCTGATCGGCAACCAGAACATCATCGTCCAGAGCTACAACGGGTTGTCGGGGGCGGCCAACCTGAGCATGACCCTGTTCGATTCGAAGAGCCTGCCGGCCCTGCTGGGGGCCAACGCCGACCTCGAGACCGAGGGTTACAACACCGCCGACGGCAAACGCAATCTGGCCTTCGAAGTGGGCACGTCCTTCCTCGGCACCCTCAGCCAGGACCAAGTCTTGGAAGCCTCCAGGCGCCGCATGGAATACGCCAAGCAGAGCCTGGACGCGGCCCGGGCCCGCTTCTCGGCCGGCCTCGTCTCGGCCAACGACGTCACCCGGGCCGAGCTCGAGTTCGCCACGGCCGAGATGGGGGTGACCCAGGTCCAGGGCCAGGTGGACTCGAGCTACCTCGGCCTCGGCTACCTGATGAACGCCCCCGCACCGAGCAAGCTCACGGTGCCCGATTTCCTGCTCAAGGCGGTCGACGAATCGATCGCCCCGGTCGATCAGCTCATCGCCCAGGCCCAGACCCGGCGGTCCGACGTCCTGGCCCTGCGGTCCAAGTCCCGTAGCCAGCATGCCCTGACCATCGAGCCGTCCCTCCGATGGCTTCCCACCCTGACCCTCAACGGCCGCTATTCCTACACCAACGAGGCCGGGCTGACGGGCAAGAACTTCAACTGGAACGCCGGCCTGAGCATGAGCTGGAGCGTCTTCGACGGGCTGACCCGCAACGGCGAGTTTTCCGAGCGCAAGGCCCTGGCCTTCCAGGCCGACCTGGACGTCCAGGCGGGCCTGCGCAAAGTCGACCTCGACGTGCGCAGCGCCATCGTCTCGCTGGAGAGCCAGCGGGCCGGGCTGAAGAAGGCCGCCGTGGCCCACGACATCGCCGTCCGCAACGCAGCCGAGACCGCCGAGCTCTACCGCCAAGGCCTGAGCTCGGCCCTGCAGGTGGCCGACGCCAACGTCCGCCTGTTTGAAGCCACGGTCGACTTGGTCCGAGCCCGCTACGGGCTGGGCCTTACTTATCTGAACCTCGAATCCGCATTGGGGCTGGACCCCCTGGGAAAGGAGCCGAACCTTGAATACTAA
- a CDS encoding efflux RND transporter periplasmic adaptor subunit, translating to MNTKTLARIFLVVLAVGSIAAVGCKKKDAAAGQAPGSKPGASGRGRMSFPVEVQPVSTRSLIFSVGAVGAVEAFEKVQVTSRVAGVVDRVLFAEGNYANLGDTLVEIEPERFTLAVESAQATYDKAVASKADADAGLKRREAVQAQNPGLIPGEEVETWRTKVRLAMADVSQTQAALNQAKLNQRDAFVKAPFSGVIQTRTVQTGLYVQVGTVLATLVRRDPLLLRFRVPERDAAQLKHGLIASFQVRDNPRTYTAVLTHVAASADENSRMVEVTGQVRETADQTLRPGSFVEITIPVSSPRESPVIPQTALRPSERGFIAFVVEDGVAKERVLTIGLRTIDGQAEVLSGLKTGENVVVRGGEALQTGFPVRVVPPGGVPSSDGKGPGSKPVGQRRGGEKPAGEKPPAGR from the coding sequence TTGAATACTAAAACCCTGGCCCGGATTTTCCTCGTCGTCCTGGCGGTCGGATCGATCGCCGCCGTGGGCTGTAAAAAGAAGGACGCCGCCGCGGGCCAAGCCCCAGGCTCCAAGCCCGGTGCTTCCGGCCGCGGCCGAATGTCCTTCCCGGTCGAAGTCCAGCCGGTCTCGACCCGCTCGCTCATCTTCAGCGTCGGAGCGGTCGGTGCGGTCGAGGCCTTCGAGAAGGTCCAGGTCACCTCGCGGGTGGCCGGTGTCGTCGACCGGGTCCTCTTCGCCGAGGGCAACTACGCCAACCTCGGAGACACTCTAGTCGAAATCGAGCCCGAGCGCTTCACCCTGGCGGTCGAGTCGGCCCAGGCGACTTACGACAAAGCCGTGGCGTCCAAAGCCGACGCCGATGCCGGCCTCAAGCGCCGCGAGGCGGTTCAGGCCCAGAATCCCGGTCTGATCCCCGGCGAAGAAGTGGAGACCTGGCGGACCAAGGTCCGGCTGGCGATGGCGGATGTGTCGCAGACCCAAGCCGCCCTGAACCAGGCCAAGCTCAACCAGCGCGACGCTTTCGTCAAGGCGCCCTTTTCGGGAGTCATCCAGACGCGGACCGTGCAAACCGGCCTGTACGTCCAGGTCGGCACCGTCCTGGCCACCCTGGTCCGGAGGGACCCGCTCCTGCTCCGCTTCCGCGTCCCCGAGCGCGACGCGGCCCAGCTGAAGCACGGACTCATCGCCTCCTTCCAGGTCCGCGACAATCCTCGGACCTACACGGCCGTCCTGACCCACGTCGCGGCCTCGGCCGACGAGAACTCGCGGATGGTCGAAGTGACCGGCCAGGTCCGCGAGACGGCCGACCAGACCCTGCGGCCCGGCTCCTTCGTCGAAATCACCATCCCCGTCAGCAGCCCGCGCGAATCGCCCGTCATTCCCCAGACGGCCCTGCGGCCGAGCGAGCGTGGATTTATCGCCTTCGTTGTGGAAGACGGGGTGGCCAAGGAGCGCGTCTTGACCATCGGGCTGCGGACGATCGATGGCCAGGCTGAAGTGCTGTCCGGCCTCAAGACCGGCGAGAATGTCGTCGTCCGAGGCGGCGAGGCGCTGCAGACGGGCTTCCCGGTCCGCGTCGTGCCTCCGGGCGGCGTCCCGTCTTCGGACGGCAAGGGCCCTGGTTCGAAACCGGTCGGCCAGCGGCGAGGCGGCGAAAAGCCGGCCGGCGAGAAGCCGCCCGCCGGACGCTGA
- a CDS encoding efflux RND transporter permease subunit translates to MKITEVCVRKPVLAWMLMAATVVFGVVSATRIGISQFPDVDFPTISVNVSWPGAAPEVVENDVVESLEEALVQVEGLKAISSSCRSGGANVTLEFDLSRNIELALQDVQAKVAQATRSLPRDIDPPTISKSNPEDQPIMMISLAGPVPPRVLTDLIQYSLKEKLQTIPGVGEISLMGIQDRNVRVWLDAVKLDEKGVTVRDVISALQREHVELPAGRLETPGREVNVRVLGEAIDIETLRKISIRQVNGSPIYISDVALVEDGFDDTRRIARLNGVQAQGLSIKKQRGSNAVAVARQVREALAEFQKTLPEGLNVAVVFDTTQFIEESVREIEFEILLSVLLTAFVCWLFLGSLSSTLNVVLAIPMSLLGTVAIIYFLGYTFNTFTLLAMALAVGIVVDDAIMVMENIFRHRESGQTLIQAALGGTQEIAFAALAATLAVVAIFIPVVFVKGVIGRFFMQFGITLCLAVVLSYVEAVTLAPARCSQFLRTTREGRSRIGLAVDRGFQGLERFYARILAKSLRRPAWILIAALVVFGAAMLVLTRMPAEMVPTQDLSRMSIRLQTQVGADITETGKLLARAEDIIANRPEVVQSFTSVGMGAATSGNMNITLVPPKKRKLSVAELSTVLRRELNAIPGIRAVIQDLSQQGLTAQRGFPVEFSIRGSNWDELIAQSQTIMNDLRDSGIVMDLDSDYRIGQPELRIVPDRAMAADVGVSIDEVATTLNALVGGVRVGKYSTGGRRIDVRLKLLAAQRSRPEDLARMKVRTRTNQLMPLSSLITYQEQPALQAITRKDRERAISVYANVAPGHSQDEAIRYVESLAKKLPLGYRVVLGGASVAFRESMSSLLFALLLGIGIAYMILASQFNSYKDPVTIITILPLSIAGAAFALAIAGLSLNIFSMIGLLLLMGIVKKNSIILVDYANAFRVKGFNARESMQKAGPIRLRPILMTATATMMAAIPPALGLGSGSEIRVPMAIGVIGGLLLSTVLSLVVVPAFYVVADKLTPKKKRHEEELAPVPAPAGP, encoded by the coding sequence ATGAAGATCACTGAAGTCTGCGTCCGCAAGCCGGTCCTGGCCTGGATGCTGATGGCGGCCACGGTCGTCTTCGGCGTCGTGTCCGCCACCCGGATCGGCATCAGCCAGTTTCCCGACGTTGATTTCCCGACCATCTCGGTCAACGTCTCCTGGCCCGGCGCGGCCCCCGAGGTTGTCGAGAACGACGTCGTGGAGAGCCTGGAAGAAGCGCTTGTCCAGGTCGAAGGGCTGAAGGCCATCAGCTCGAGCTGCCGCTCGGGCGGCGCCAACGTGACCCTCGAGTTCGATCTGTCGCGCAACATCGAGCTGGCCCTGCAGGACGTCCAGGCCAAGGTCGCCCAGGCCACCCGCTCCCTGCCCCGGGACATTGATCCCCCGACCATTTCCAAGAGCAACCCCGAGGACCAGCCGATTATGATGATCTCGCTGGCCGGGCCGGTTCCGCCGCGGGTCCTGACCGACCTCATCCAGTACAGCCTCAAGGAGAAGTTGCAGACGATTCCCGGCGTCGGCGAGATCAGCCTGATGGGCATCCAGGACCGCAACGTTCGGGTCTGGCTGGACGCGGTCAAGCTGGACGAGAAGGGCGTCACCGTTCGGGACGTCATCTCGGCCCTGCAGCGCGAGCACGTCGAGCTGCCGGCCGGCCGGCTGGAGACGCCCGGCCGCGAGGTCAACGTCCGCGTCCTGGGCGAGGCCATCGACATCGAGACCCTGCGCAAGATCTCCATCCGCCAGGTCAACGGCTCCCCCATCTACATCAGCGACGTGGCTCTGGTCGAGGATGGCTTCGACGACACCCGCCGCATCGCCCGGCTCAACGGCGTCCAGGCCCAAGGCTTGTCGATCAAGAAACAGCGCGGCTCCAACGCCGTGGCCGTGGCCCGCCAGGTCCGCGAGGCCCTGGCCGAGTTCCAAAAGACCCTGCCCGAGGGCCTGAACGTGGCCGTCGTCTTCGACACCACCCAGTTCATTGAGGAGTCGGTGCGGGAGATCGAGTTCGAGATCCTGCTCTCGGTCCTCTTGACGGCCTTCGTCTGCTGGCTGTTCCTGGGATCTCTGTCTTCGACCCTCAATGTCGTCCTGGCCATCCCGATGTCGCTCCTGGGCACGGTGGCCATCATCTATTTCCTCGGCTACACCTTCAACACCTTCACCCTGCTGGCCATGGCCCTGGCGGTGGGCATCGTCGTCGACGACGCCATCATGGTCATGGAGAACATCTTCCGCCACCGCGAAAGCGGCCAAACCCTGATCCAAGCGGCCCTGGGCGGGACCCAGGAGATCGCCTTCGCCGCCCTGGCCGCGACGCTGGCGGTGGTCGCGATCTTCATCCCCGTCGTCTTCGTCAAGGGTGTCATCGGCCGCTTCTTCATGCAGTTCGGCATCACCCTTTGCCTGGCGGTCGTGCTGTCCTACGTCGAAGCCGTGACCCTGGCCCCGGCCCGCTGTTCGCAGTTCCTGCGCACGACGCGGGAGGGACGCAGCCGGATCGGCCTGGCGGTCGACCGGGGCTTCCAGGGGTTGGAGCGGTTCTACGCCCGGATCCTGGCCAAGAGCCTCCGCCGCCCGGCCTGGATCCTGATCGCAGCCCTTGTGGTGTTTGGCGCGGCGATGCTCGTGCTGACCCGCATGCCGGCCGAGATGGTCCCGACACAGGACCTCAGCCGGATGTCCATCCGCCTTCAGACCCAGGTCGGGGCCGACATCACCGAGACGGGCAAGCTCCTGGCCCGGGCTGAGGACATCATCGCCAACCGGCCCGAAGTCGTCCAGAGCTTCACTTCGGTCGGCATGGGCGCCGCCACCTCGGGCAACATGAACATCACCCTCGTCCCGCCCAAGAAGCGCAAGCTCAGTGTGGCCGAGCTCTCGACCGTCCTGCGCCGGGAGCTCAACGCCATCCCCGGCATCCGGGCCGTCATCCAGGACCTGTCCCAGCAGGGTCTGACCGCCCAACGCGGCTTCCCGGTCGAGTTCTCGATCCGCGGCTCGAATTGGGACGAGCTCATCGCCCAGAGCCAGACGATCATGAACGATCTGCGCGACAGCGGCATCGTCATGGACCTCGACTCCGACTACCGGATCGGCCAGCCCGAGCTGCGCATCGTTCCCGACCGAGCCATGGCCGCCGACGTCGGCGTAAGCATCGACGAAGTGGCGACCACCCTGAACGCGCTGGTCGGCGGCGTCCGGGTGGGCAAGTACAGCACCGGCGGCCGCCGGATCGACGTCCGGCTCAAGCTTCTGGCCGCCCAGCGGTCGCGGCCCGAGGACCTGGCCCGGATGAAGGTCCGGACGCGGACGAACCAGCTCATGCCCCTGTCCTCCCTCATCACTTATCAAGAGCAGCCGGCCCTGCAGGCCATCACCCGCAAAGACCGCGAGCGGGCCATCTCGGTGTACGCCAACGTCGCCCCGGGACATTCCCAGGACGAGGCTATCCGTTACGTCGAGAGCCTGGCCAAAAAACTGCCGCTCGGGTACCGGGTCGTGCTGGGCGGCGCCAGCGTCGCCTTCCGCGAATCGATGAGCAGCCTGCTCTTTGCCCTCCTGCTGGGCATCGGGATCGCCTACATGATCCTGGCCTCCCAGTTCAACTCGTATAAGGACCCCGTCACCATCATCACCATCCTGCCGCTGTCGATCGCCGGCGCCGCCTTCGCCCTGGCCATCGCCGGGCTGTCGCTGAACATCTTCAGCATGATCGGGCTGCTGCTGCTGATGGGCATCGTCAAGAAGAACTCGATCATCCTGGTGGACTATGCCAACGCCTTCCGGGTCAAGGGTTTCAACGCCCGGGAATCCATGCAGAAGGCCGGTCCCATCCGGCTGCGGCCGATCCTGATGACGGCCACGGCGACGATGATGGCGGCCATTCCGCCGGCCCTCGGCCTCGGCTCCGGATCCGAGATTCGGGTGCCCATGGCTATCGGCGTCATCGGCGGTTTGCTGCTGTCGACCGTCCTCAGCCTGGTCGTCGTCCCCGCGTTTTACGTGGTGGCCGACAAGCTGACCCCGAAGAAAAAACGGCACGAAGAGGAACTCGCGCCCGTCCCGGCTCCGGCCGGGCCTTGA